From a region of the Epinephelus fuscoguttatus linkage group LG21, E.fuscoguttatus.final_Chr_v1 genome:
- the thtpa gene encoding thiamine-triphosphatase isoform X2, with translation MCRALFGAELFGYEDVTCEEKSSADDPAHGQKPPEHLGQEKAVCVGQRQFCDRYFDTSKFDLTLKDIWLRKRTGCWELKCPVAVSGTEEKSGEQSKAAALCSRYKEITNLPEIQLRVKEVIKAVCEDGETETSPSQEDESWLSKMNLVCFAEYTTVRRSFTLEEEGVKIDLDQADFGYHVGEIEVLVPEGGDMQSALGKIERTARKLGLTGDQQVEGKMHVYLKKKYPEHYAKLLSAHVL, from the exons ATGTGTCGCGCACTTTTTGGTGCCGAATTGTTTGGATACGAGGACGTGACCTGTGAAG agaaGAGCTCTGCAGATGATCCGGCTCATGgtcaaaaacctcctgaacatctgggtcaggaaaaag cagtgtgtgttggtCAACGCCAGTTTTGTGACCGGTACTTTGACACCTCaaagtttgacttgactttgaAAGACATTTGGCTACGTAAACGTACAGGATGCTGGGAGCTCAAGTGCCCAGTGGCAGTCAGCGGGACAGAAGAGAAGTCTGGAGAACAATCTAAAGCGGCAGCACTGTGTTCCCGCTACAAGGAGATAACCAATCTGCCTGAAATTCAGCTGAGAGTGAAAGAGGTCATTAAAGCTGTTTGTGaggatggagagacagagacaagccCCTCACAGGAGGATGAGTCTTGGCTGAGCAAAATGAATCTGGTGTGCTTCGCAGAATATACAACAGTGCGGCGGTCATTCACTttagaggaggagggggtgaagATAGATCTCGACCAAGCTGACTTTGGCTACCATGTGGGAGAGATAGAGGTCCTGGTTCCAGAGGGAGGAGATATGCAGTCTGCCTTGGGGAAGATTGAAAGAACGGCTAGGAAACTGG GTCTGACTGGAGATCAGCAAGTTGAaggaaaaatgcatgtttaccttaaaaaaaaatacccagaaCACTATGCAAAGCTACTGAGTGCACATGTTTTGTAA
- the thtpa gene encoding thiamine-triphosphatase isoform X4, which yields MIRLMVKNLLNIWVRKKMSVEVERKFVCNADTLKTLEEIGVCVGQRQFCDRYFDTSKFDLTLKDIWLRKRTGCWELKCPVAVSGTEEKSGEQSKAAALCSRYKEITNLPEIQLRVKEVIKAVCEDGETETSPSQEDESWLSKMNLVCFAEYTTVRRSFTLEEEGVKIDLDQADFGYHVGEIEVLVPEGGDMQSALGKIERTARKLGLTGDQQVEGKMHVYLKKKYPEHYAKLLSAHVL from the exons ATGATCCGGCTCATGgtcaaaaacctcctgaacatctgggtcaggaaaaag ATGAGTGTGGAAGTGGAGCGAAAATTTGTGTGCAATGCTGACACTCTGAAAACTCTGGAGGAGATCGGGG tgtgtgttggtCAACGCCAGTTTTGTGACCGGTACTTTGACACCTCaaagtttgacttgactttgaAAGACATTTGGCTACGTAAACGTACAGGATGCTGGGAGCTCAAGTGCCCAGTGGCAGTCAGCGGGACAGAAGAGAAGTCTGGAGAACAATCTAAAGCGGCAGCACTGTGTTCCCGCTACAAGGAGATAACCAATCTGCCTGAAATTCAGCTGAGAGTGAAAGAGGTCATTAAAGCTGTTTGTGaggatggagagacagagacaagccCCTCACAGGAGGATGAGTCTTGGCTGAGCAAAATGAATCTGGTGTGCTTCGCAGAATATACAACAGTGCGGCGGTCATTCACTttagaggaggagggggtgaagATAGATCTCGACCAAGCTGACTTTGGCTACCATGTGGGAGAGATAGAGGTCCTGGTTCCAGAGGGAGGAGATATGCAGTCTGCCTTGGGGAAGATTGAAAGAACGGCTAGGAAACTGG GTCTGACTGGAGATCAGCAAGTTGAaggaaaaatgcatgtttaccttaaaaaaaaatacccagaaCACTATGCAAAGCTACTGAGTGCACATGTTTTGTAA
- the thtpa gene encoding thiamine-triphosphatase isoform X1 translates to MCRALFGAELFGYEDVTCEEEKSSADDPAHGQKPPEHLGQEKAVCVGQRQFCDRYFDTSKFDLTLKDIWLRKRTGCWELKCPVAVSGTEEKSGEQSKAAALCSRYKEITNLPEIQLRVKEVIKAVCEDGETETSPSQEDESWLSKMNLVCFAEYTTVRRSFTLEEEGVKIDLDQADFGYHVGEIEVLVPEGGDMQSALGKIERTARKLGLTGDQQVEGKMHVYLKKKYPEHYAKLLSAHVL, encoded by the exons ATGTGTCGCGCACTTTTTGGTGCCGAATTGTTTGGATACGAGGACGTGACCTGTGAAG aagagaaGAGCTCTGCAGATGATCCGGCTCATGgtcaaaaacctcctgaacatctgggtcaggaaaaag cagtgtgtgttggtCAACGCCAGTTTTGTGACCGGTACTTTGACACCTCaaagtttgacttgactttgaAAGACATTTGGCTACGTAAACGTACAGGATGCTGGGAGCTCAAGTGCCCAGTGGCAGTCAGCGGGACAGAAGAGAAGTCTGGAGAACAATCTAAAGCGGCAGCACTGTGTTCCCGCTACAAGGAGATAACCAATCTGCCTGAAATTCAGCTGAGAGTGAAAGAGGTCATTAAAGCTGTTTGTGaggatggagagacagagacaagccCCTCACAGGAGGATGAGTCTTGGCTGAGCAAAATGAATCTGGTGTGCTTCGCAGAATATACAACAGTGCGGCGGTCATTCACTttagaggaggagggggtgaagATAGATCTCGACCAAGCTGACTTTGGCTACCATGTGGGAGAGATAGAGGTCCTGGTTCCAGAGGGAGGAGATATGCAGTCTGCCTTGGGGAAGATTGAAAGAACGGCTAGGAAACTGG GTCTGACTGGAGATCAGCAAGTTGAaggaaaaatgcatgtttaccttaaaaaaaaatacccagaaCACTATGCAAAGCTACTGAGTGCACATGTTTTGTAA
- the thtpa gene encoding thiamine-triphosphatase isoform X6: MSVEVERKFVCNADTLKTLEEIGVCVGQRQFCDRYFDTSKFDLTLKDIWLRKRTGCWELKCPVAVSGTEEKSGEQSKAAALCSRYKEITNLPEIQLRVKEVIKAVCEDGETETSPSQEDESWLSKMNLVCFAEYTTVRRSFTLEEEGVKIDLDQADFGYHVGEIEVLVPEGGDMQSALGKIERTARKLGLTGDQQVEGKMHVYLKKKYPEHYAKLLSAHVL, from the exons ATGAGTGTGGAAGTGGAGCGAAAATTTGTGTGCAATGCTGACACTCTGAAAACTCTGGAGGAGATCGGGG tgtgtgttggtCAACGCCAGTTTTGTGACCGGTACTTTGACACCTCaaagtttgacttgactttgaAAGACATTTGGCTACGTAAACGTACAGGATGCTGGGAGCTCAAGTGCCCAGTGGCAGTCAGCGGGACAGAAGAGAAGTCTGGAGAACAATCTAAAGCGGCAGCACTGTGTTCCCGCTACAAGGAGATAACCAATCTGCCTGAAATTCAGCTGAGAGTGAAAGAGGTCATTAAAGCTGTTTGTGaggatggagagacagagacaagccCCTCACAGGAGGATGAGTCTTGGCTGAGCAAAATGAATCTGGTGTGCTTCGCAGAATATACAACAGTGCGGCGGTCATTCACTttagaggaggagggggtgaagATAGATCTCGACCAAGCTGACTTTGGCTACCATGTGGGAGAGATAGAGGTCCTGGTTCCAGAGGGAGGAGATATGCAGTCTGCCTTGGGGAAGATTGAAAGAACGGCTAGGAAACTGG GTCTGACTGGAGATCAGCAAGTTGAaggaaaaatgcatgtttaccttaaaaaaaaatacccagaaCACTATGCAAAGCTACTGAGTGCACATGTTTTGTAA
- the thtpa gene encoding thiamine-triphosphatase isoform X3, with amino-acid sequence MIRLMVKNLLNIWVRKKMSVEVERKFVCNADTLKTLEEIGAVCVGQRQFCDRYFDTSKFDLTLKDIWLRKRTGCWELKCPVAVSGTEEKSGEQSKAAALCSRYKEITNLPEIQLRVKEVIKAVCEDGETETSPSQEDESWLSKMNLVCFAEYTTVRRSFTLEEEGVKIDLDQADFGYHVGEIEVLVPEGGDMQSALGKIERTARKLGLTGDQQVEGKMHVYLKKKYPEHYAKLLSAHVL; translated from the exons ATGATCCGGCTCATGgtcaaaaacctcctgaacatctgggtcaggaaaaag ATGAGTGTGGAAGTGGAGCGAAAATTTGTGTGCAATGCTGACACTCTGAAAACTCTGGAGGAGATCGGGG cagtgtgtgttggtCAACGCCAGTTTTGTGACCGGTACTTTGACACCTCaaagtttgacttgactttgaAAGACATTTGGCTACGTAAACGTACAGGATGCTGGGAGCTCAAGTGCCCAGTGGCAGTCAGCGGGACAGAAGAGAAGTCTGGAGAACAATCTAAAGCGGCAGCACTGTGTTCCCGCTACAAGGAGATAACCAATCTGCCTGAAATTCAGCTGAGAGTGAAAGAGGTCATTAAAGCTGTTTGTGaggatggagagacagagacaagccCCTCACAGGAGGATGAGTCTTGGCTGAGCAAAATGAATCTGGTGTGCTTCGCAGAATATACAACAGTGCGGCGGTCATTCACTttagaggaggagggggtgaagATAGATCTCGACCAAGCTGACTTTGGCTACCATGTGGGAGAGATAGAGGTCCTGGTTCCAGAGGGAGGAGATATGCAGTCTGCCTTGGGGAAGATTGAAAGAACGGCTAGGAAACTGG GTCTGACTGGAGATCAGCAAGTTGAaggaaaaatgcatgtttaccttaaaaaaaaatacccagaaCACTATGCAAAGCTACTGAGTGCACATGTTTTGTAA
- the thtpa gene encoding thiamine-triphosphatase isoform X5, with product MSVEVERKFVCNADTLKTLEEIGAVCVGQRQFCDRYFDTSKFDLTLKDIWLRKRTGCWELKCPVAVSGTEEKSGEQSKAAALCSRYKEITNLPEIQLRVKEVIKAVCEDGETETSPSQEDESWLSKMNLVCFAEYTTVRRSFTLEEEGVKIDLDQADFGYHVGEIEVLVPEGGDMQSALGKIERTARKLGLTGDQQVEGKMHVYLKKKYPEHYAKLLSAHVL from the exons ATGAGTGTGGAAGTGGAGCGAAAATTTGTGTGCAATGCTGACACTCTGAAAACTCTGGAGGAGATCGGGG cagtgtgtgttggtCAACGCCAGTTTTGTGACCGGTACTTTGACACCTCaaagtttgacttgactttgaAAGACATTTGGCTACGTAAACGTACAGGATGCTGGGAGCTCAAGTGCCCAGTGGCAGTCAGCGGGACAGAAGAGAAGTCTGGAGAACAATCTAAAGCGGCAGCACTGTGTTCCCGCTACAAGGAGATAACCAATCTGCCTGAAATTCAGCTGAGAGTGAAAGAGGTCATTAAAGCTGTTTGTGaggatggagagacagagacaagccCCTCACAGGAGGATGAGTCTTGGCTGAGCAAAATGAATCTGGTGTGCTTCGCAGAATATACAACAGTGCGGCGGTCATTCACTttagaggaggagggggtgaagATAGATCTCGACCAAGCTGACTTTGGCTACCATGTGGGAGAGATAGAGGTCCTGGTTCCAGAGGGAGGAGATATGCAGTCTGCCTTGGGGAAGATTGAAAGAACGGCTAGGAAACTGG GTCTGACTGGAGATCAGCAAGTTGAaggaaaaatgcatgtttaccttaaaaaaaaatacccagaaCACTATGCAAAGCTACTGAGTGCACATGTTTTGTAA